Proteins encoded within one genomic window of Paenarthrobacter sp. JL.01a:
- a CDS encoding YaaA family protein translates to MLILLPPSEGKTPAAKGPAIDWESLSFPELNPYRAKVLEALGTVSAHEDALALLGVGASLRDDVERNTRLHAEPAAPAHQVYSGVLYDALGFKTMTPAQRRKATESILVVSALWGAIGFGDHVPAYRLSMGTALPDVGRLASYWKPQLNAALAKRSEGELLIDCRSSTYAAAWAPPAEQTVNVNVFNEANGKRTVVSHFAKHTRGELARHLLTRRGKAPATPQQLLKAASEHWTTELVEGTARKPHALNIILTS, encoded by the coding sequence GTGCTGATTCTGCTGCCGCCTTCAGAAGGCAAGACCCCCGCCGCCAAAGGCCCCGCCATTGACTGGGAGTCGTTGAGCTTTCCGGAACTTAACCCGTACCGGGCCAAGGTCCTTGAAGCGCTGGGAACCGTGAGCGCGCACGAGGACGCACTCGCGTTGCTGGGCGTCGGCGCCTCCCTGCGGGACGACGTCGAACGTAATACCCGCCTCCATGCCGAACCGGCAGCCCCTGCGCACCAGGTGTACTCCGGCGTGCTGTACGACGCCTTGGGCTTCAAAACCATGACGCCGGCCCAGCGGCGCAAGGCGACCGAATCCATCCTGGTGGTCTCGGCGCTCTGGGGCGCCATCGGCTTCGGCGACCACGTGCCGGCCTACCGCCTGTCCATGGGAACCGCACTGCCCGACGTCGGACGCCTTGCCTCCTACTGGAAGCCGCAGCTTAACGCCGCACTGGCCAAACGCTCGGAAGGAGAGCTGCTGATCGATTGCCGCTCGAGCACCTACGCCGCGGCGTGGGCTCCCCCCGCGGAGCAGACGGTAAACGTCAATGTTTTCAACGAGGCCAATGGCAAGCGGACGGTGGTGAGCCACTTCGCAAAGCACACCCGGGGTGAGCTGGCGCGGCACTTGCTGACGAGGCGCGGCAAGGCACCGGCAACTCCCCAACAACTCCTGAAGGCAGCAAGCGAGCACTGGACCACCGAACTCGTCGAGGGCACTGCCCGCAAGCCGCATGCGCTGAACATTATCCTGACGAGCTAG
- a CDS encoding acyltransferase domain-containing protein: MVTATHTGLFTLLGISAEDAQECARLLATPPDNGVIRSLEALQARLGTFPLDSIKEEDASEAAWIEALLRFAPVVHDYHLKLGISSAVSAASLADVGLQLRINRRVHGRFGLDTWGWLTLHMAGNLFRLGRLQFHLVPADGAASGWVLGVHIPEDGGLSPALVDESFAQARAFFTRHFPDKPAAVATCDSWMLDPYLSERLPNSNIASFARRFTVDRCTDAPTDAVYFTFRQRGLVDLDKLPRETSLQRVVLQRIDDGGTWQLGHGHLAL, translated from the coding sequence ATGGTGACCGCCACCCACACCGGGCTGTTCACGCTTCTGGGAATCAGCGCCGAGGACGCGCAGGAGTGCGCGCGTCTGCTGGCCACCCCACCTGACAATGGCGTTATCCGGTCCCTCGAGGCCCTGCAGGCGCGGCTTGGCACCTTTCCATTGGACAGCATCAAGGAAGAGGACGCATCGGAGGCGGCCTGGATCGAAGCACTCCTGCGCTTCGCACCCGTCGTCCATGACTACCACCTGAAGTTGGGCATCAGTTCTGCTGTTTCCGCGGCGTCACTGGCCGATGTGGGCTTGCAACTGCGGATCAACCGACGGGTTCACGGCCGGTTCGGATTGGATACATGGGGTTGGCTGACGCTTCATATGGCCGGCAACCTCTTCCGGCTTGGCAGGCTGCAGTTCCACCTCGTCCCGGCCGATGGTGCTGCCTCGGGATGGGTGTTGGGTGTGCATATCCCGGAGGACGGTGGCCTCTCCCCTGCCCTGGTGGACGAGAGTTTTGCCCAAGCCCGCGCCTTTTTCACCCGTCACTTTCCGGACAAGCCGGCAGCCGTGGCCACCTGCGATTCATGGATGTTGGATCCGTACCTCTCGGAGCGGCTCCCGAACAGCAACATCGCCTCATTTGCGAGGCGGTTCACGGTTGACCGCTGCACCGATGCACCAACCGACGCTGTCTACTTCACCTTCCGTCAGCGGGGCTTGGTGGACCTGGACAAACTCCCCCGGGAAACGTCGCTGCAGCGGGTGGTCCTGCAGCGGATCGACGACGGCGGCACCTGGCAACTCGGGCACGGTCACCTGGCGTTGTAG
- a CDS encoding HNH endonuclease family protein — MSITWSAYKRARRRSRQAWAVLALAAATIVAGLSWYFTTGQFDAAQPAQSGPSEAPVYNPEWMKPVRGAAAVAPEKATDALERLPVKGRAAKSDYDRAAFGQAWADADRNGCDTRNDILRRDLTAVRFTEGSSCKVASGMLNEPYTGRQVSFERGQDTSSAVQIDHVVALADAWQKGAQQLTVQQRQTLANDPLNLIAADGPANVKKGAGDAATWLPANKNFRCHYVARQISVKTAYHLWVTQAEKDAMKGVLSSCPGQQTIYNAR; from the coding sequence TTGAGCATCACCTGGTCCGCCTACAAACGCGCCCGACGTCGGTCACGCCAAGCATGGGCTGTTCTCGCCCTGGCTGCCGCCACCATTGTTGCGGGGCTGTCCTGGTACTTCACCACGGGCCAATTCGATGCAGCCCAGCCTGCGCAGTCCGGACCGAGTGAAGCTCCGGTCTACAACCCCGAGTGGATGAAACCGGTCCGCGGCGCGGCAGCGGTAGCCCCCGAAAAAGCCACAGACGCCCTGGAGCGCCTGCCGGTCAAAGGCCGGGCTGCGAAATCCGACTACGACAGGGCCGCCTTCGGGCAGGCCTGGGCCGATGCGGACCGGAACGGGTGCGATACCAGGAACGACATCCTTCGTCGTGACCTGACGGCGGTCAGGTTCACTGAAGGTTCCTCCTGCAAAGTTGCTTCCGGCATGCTGAACGAGCCCTACACGGGGCGGCAGGTGTCCTTCGAAAGGGGACAGGACACCAGCTCTGCGGTGCAGATCGACCACGTGGTTGCCCTGGCCGATGCCTGGCAGAAGGGAGCCCAGCAGCTGACCGTGCAGCAGCGGCAGACCCTCGCCAACGACCCCCTGAACCTCATCGCGGCCGATGGCCCGGCGAACGTCAAGAAGGGGGCAGGCGATGCCGCCACCTGGTTGCCCGCCAACAAAAACTTCCGTTGCCACTACGTTGCCCGGCAGATCTCGGTAAAGACCGCTTATCACCTATGGGTGACCCAGGCTGAAAAGGACGCCATGAAAGGCGTGCTCTCCTCCTGCCCCGGACAGCAGACGATCTACAACGCCAGGTGA
- the def gene encoding peptide deformylase, with protein sequence MTVLPVTIWGEPVLHRRASEVEVFDDELRTLIADMFETNDAANGVGLAAPQVGVGKRIFVYKYDNDDDVPPQGVVVNPVLTLSKVSGALPDPDEDVEGCLSFPGEYYPLQRAEWTRVQGFDGDGNPVEFEATGWFARIIQHEFDHLDGKLYVNRLVDRYSKKAMKHAKKNGWGVPGLTWMPGVDPDPFGH encoded by the coding sequence ATGACCGTCCTGCCAGTCACCATATGGGGCGAACCCGTCTTGCACCGCCGGGCAAGCGAAGTGGAAGTCTTCGACGACGAACTGCGCACCTTGATTGCGGACATGTTCGAGACCAATGACGCCGCGAACGGCGTCGGGCTTGCCGCTCCCCAGGTCGGCGTAGGCAAGCGCATCTTCGTCTACAAGTACGACAACGACGACGACGTCCCGCCGCAGGGCGTAGTGGTCAATCCGGTACTGACCCTGTCCAAAGTCTCAGGTGCCCTTCCCGATCCCGACGAAGACGTCGAAGGCTGCTTGTCCTTTCCTGGCGAGTACTACCCTTTGCAGCGCGCCGAATGGACGCGGGTCCAAGGTTTTGATGGCGACGGCAACCCCGTTGAATTCGAAGCGACGGGCTGGTTCGCCCGGATCATCCAGCACGAGTTCGACCACTTGGATGGCAAGCTCTACGTGAACCGCCTCGTGGACCGTTACTCCAAGAAGGCCATGAAGCATGCCAAGAAGAACGGCTGGGGCGTGCCCGGCCTGACGTGGATGCCCGGCGTCGACCCTGATCCTTTCGGACACTGA
- a CDS encoding zinc ribbon domain-containing protein encodes MAKAAPAEQMKLLELQGLDAKLKSLAGRRKVLENDPRITDLTDALAVANGELGAAKVAVHDAEAELRRAEADVEQVASRIERDETRLNSGTGLSKDLVALQNDIASLSKRRSDLEDVELEILERLDTLRERQAAQQAIADDIQGSFGSIRAELDEAIAEIAAEETVVRGQRAAFAEALDTGMLAVYEKTIAKRGVGAARLFHGKSEGSGMMLSPGDLAEVKAAAEDDIVFCPDSGVILVRSAEWN; translated from the coding sequence GTGGCAAAAGCAGCACCGGCAGAACAAATGAAATTGCTTGAACTGCAGGGACTGGATGCCAAGCTCAAATCGCTGGCCGGCCGCCGGAAAGTGCTGGAAAACGATCCCCGCATTACTGACCTGACCGATGCCCTCGCAGTAGCCAACGGTGAACTGGGGGCTGCCAAAGTAGCCGTCCACGACGCCGAGGCCGAACTCCGCAGGGCGGAAGCCGACGTCGAACAGGTTGCCTCCCGCATCGAGCGCGACGAAACCAGGCTCAACAGCGGGACCGGCCTGTCCAAGGACCTGGTGGCGCTGCAGAACGACATTGCCTCGTTGTCCAAGCGCCGTTCAGACCTCGAAGACGTTGAACTGGAGATCCTGGAGCGCCTGGACACCCTGCGTGAACGCCAAGCTGCCCAGCAGGCCATCGCCGATGACATCCAGGGCTCTTTTGGAAGTATCCGTGCGGAGCTGGATGAAGCTATCGCGGAGATCGCTGCTGAGGAAACGGTGGTCCGCGGACAGCGGGCAGCCTTCGCCGAAGCCTTGGATACGGGGATGCTCGCAGTCTACGAGAAGACCATCGCCAAGCGGGGCGTCGGTGCTGCCCGCCTGTTCCACGGCAAGTCCGAAGGCTCGGGGATGATGCTCAGCCCAGGCGACCTCGCCGAGGTCAAAGCCGCTGCCGAAGACGACATCGTATTCTGCCCGGACTCCGGCGTCATCCTGGTTCGATCGGCGGAGTGGAACTGA
- a CDS encoding DUF6993 domain-containing protein → MLATTKTVESTLKNLVAGNPKPDRESLRAALVSAGIPEGNLEVSVSRTPTGLDVDAMEAAALSGKSCVMGQIRDGGVVVTVLPVLATGKCFVGDAR, encoded by the coding sequence GTGCTGGCAACCACGAAGACCGTCGAGTCCACACTGAAGAACCTGGTTGCGGGCAATCCCAAGCCGGACAGGGAATCGCTGCGGGCTGCCCTGGTATCGGCAGGCATCCCGGAGGGGAACCTCGAGGTATCGGTCAGCCGAACGCCAACCGGGCTTGATGTCGACGCCATGGAGGCGGCCGCGTTGTCCGGCAAGTCCTGCGTCATGGGCCAGATACGTGACGGAGGCGTCGTGGTGACGGTGCTGCCCGTTCTGGCGACAGGGAAGTGCTTCGTAGGGGACGCCCGGTAG
- a CDS encoding glyceraldehyde-3-phosphate dehydrogenase, with product MGREALAEAMIPVIGRLYRENNVVTSIHGRSLINKSTMNILKAHRFARRMSNHELLLEETAPLLNALSELELGAAAIDIARLTEKYRAEGNGASLDEYLRSELAEIVGRRGADDRTSTDVVLYGFGRIGRLLARLLIEKAGGGHGLRLRAIVVRKGADNDLVKRASLLRRDSVHGSFEGTIRVDEEANTITANGVQIQVIYSDNPATVDYTAYGIKDALVVDNTGRWRDTDGLSQHLQSKGVARVLLTAPGKGELKNIVHGINHRDINDDDKIVTAASCTTNAITPVLKAINDKFGIIHGHVETVHSFTNDQNLIDNFHKGDRRGRSAALNMVITETGAAKAVAKALPELQGKLTGNAIRVPTPDVSMAILNLNLENGTTREEVNDYLREMSLHSDLRKQIDYIDSPDVVSTDFVGSRRAGIVDGLATISNDKNLVLYVWYDNEFGYSCQVVRVMEEMAGVNPPSFPAKDVIAPIAVLETADA from the coding sequence ATGGGCCGGGAGGCTCTCGCCGAGGCCATGATTCCGGTGATCGGCCGGTTGTACCGGGAAAACAACGTGGTCACCAGCATCCACGGCCGGAGCTTGATCAACAAGTCCACCATGAACATCCTCAAGGCCCACCGCTTTGCACGCCGGATGAGCAACCACGAGCTCCTGCTCGAAGAGACCGCACCCCTGCTCAACGCCCTTTCTGAGCTTGAACTCGGTGCCGCAGCCATCGACATCGCACGCTTGACGGAGAAGTACCGGGCAGAAGGCAACGGCGCCTCGCTGGATGAGTACTTGCGGTCAGAACTGGCCGAGATCGTGGGCAGGCGCGGCGCTGATGACCGCACCAGCACCGACGTCGTTCTTTACGGTTTTGGACGCATCGGCCGCTTGCTGGCCCGCCTCCTGATCGAAAAGGCCGGCGGTGGCCACGGTCTTCGCCTGCGCGCCATCGTGGTTCGCAAGGGTGCTGACAACGACCTCGTCAAGCGCGCGAGCCTGCTGCGCCGCGACTCCGTCCACGGCTCCTTCGAAGGCACCATCCGCGTGGATGAGGAAGCCAACACCATCACGGCCAACGGTGTCCAGATCCAGGTCATCTACTCGGACAACCCCGCGACTGTCGACTACACCGCGTACGGCATCAAGGATGCACTGGTTGTCGACAACACGGGACGCTGGCGCGACACCGATGGCCTCTCCCAGCACCTGCAGAGCAAGGGCGTTGCCCGCGTCCTGCTGACGGCGCCGGGCAAGGGCGAGCTCAAGAACATCGTGCACGGTATCAACCACCGCGACATCAACGACGACGACAAGATCGTCACCGCCGCGTCCTGCACCACCAATGCCATCACCCCTGTGCTGAAGGCCATCAACGACAAGTTCGGCATCATCCACGGCCACGTCGAGACGGTCCACTCGTTCACGAACGACCAGAACCTGATCGACAACTTCCACAAGGGTGACCGCCGTGGACGCTCGGCTGCGCTGAACATGGTGATCACCGAGACCGGTGCTGCAAAAGCTGTCGCCAAGGCCCTTCCCGAACTGCAGGGTAAGCTCACGGGCAATGCCATCCGCGTACCCACCCCGGACGTGTCCATGGCCATCCTGAACCTCAACCTTGAGAACGGCACCACGCGTGAGGAAGTCAACGACTACCTCCGCGAAATGTCCCTCCACTCCGATCTCCGCAAGCAGATCGACTACATCGATTCCCCTGACGTGGTTTCCACCGACTTCGTTGGATCCCGCCGGGCCGGCATCGTTGACGGACTTGCGACCATCTCCAACGACAAGAACCTCGTGCTGTACGTCTGGTACGACAACGAGTTCGGCTACTCCTGCCAGGTTGTCCGGGTCATGGAAGAAATGGCCGGTGTGAACCCGCCGTCGTTCCCCGCCAAGGACGTCATCGCTCCCATTGCTGTACTGGAAACTGCTGACGCCTGA
- a CDS encoding single-stranded DNA-binding protein produces the protein MNDMITVRGFVASDVKTSTTTRGTATASFRLGTTERRFDRASNTWVDGNTNWYTVQSFRYLAGHVGCSVKKGQRVLVLGKLRLRQWEHEGRTYHVAEIDAESVGHDLMWGSANFTRMNGTAAPLESNPVAEGSGNPPGGSDWNAGDDNEDHVPPEEESVPAGLEDAEGGGELLVNTITGELVGAAT, from the coding sequence ATGAACGACATGATCACAGTCAGAGGCTTCGTGGCCTCGGACGTGAAGACTTCCACCACAACCCGCGGCACAGCAACGGCATCGTTCCGTCTCGGAACCACCGAGCGGCGCTTCGACCGCGCGAGCAACACGTGGGTGGATGGCAACACCAATTGGTACACCGTGCAGTCATTCCGATATCTGGCCGGACACGTGGGCTGCAGCGTCAAGAAGGGGCAACGGGTCCTGGTCCTGGGAAAGCTGCGCTTGAGGCAGTGGGAGCATGAGGGGCGCACCTACCACGTCGCGGAAATTGATGCCGAGTCGGTTGGACATGACCTCATGTGGGGCTCTGCCAACTTCACCCGTATGAACGGTACGGCGGCACCCCTTGAGTCAAACCCCGTGGCTGAGGGCTCAGGCAACCCACCGGGCGGAAGCGACTGGAATGCCGGTGACGATAACGAGGACCATGTGCCTCCGGAAGAGGAATCGGTCCCGGCCGGCCTGGAGGATGCAGAAGGCGGCGGGGAACTCCTGGTGAACACCATCACGGGTGAGTTGGTGGGTGCCGCGACTTGA
- a CDS encoding SRPBCC domain-containing protein — MGGEVEDAVASTTINSQPEKVWEALTDPALIKQYFLGTHVTTTWKVGDPITYSGEYHGTGYKDTGTVLVFDPPVRLKTTHFTPSSGLADIPENHHTVEYVLDRTPGGTTVTITQGNNSSEDEVASSTATWELVLGNLKEFLESAPEKNTLLGGNQGG, encoded by the coding sequence GTGGGTGGAGAAGTCGAAGATGCCGTTGCCTCAACCACCATCAATTCGCAGCCTGAAAAGGTCTGGGAAGCCCTGACGGATCCGGCGCTCATCAAGCAGTACTTTTTGGGGACCCATGTCACCACCACGTGGAAAGTGGGCGACCCGATTACCTACTCCGGCGAGTACCACGGCACCGGGTACAAGGACACAGGGACCGTCCTCGTTTTCGATCCGCCTGTGAGGCTGAAGACCACCCACTTCACTCCGTCCTCGGGACTTGCGGACATCCCCGAGAACCATCACACCGTGGAATACGTCCTGGACCGGACTCCGGGCGGCACCACCGTGACCATCACTCAAGGCAACAATTCAAGCGAGGACGAAGTTGCCTCCTCCACTGCCACGTGGGAACTGGTTTTGGGCAACCTGAAGGAATTCCTGGAGTCAGCCCCAGAAAAAAACACCCTCCTTGGAGGTAACCAAGGAGGGTGA
- the mptB gene encoding polyprenol phosphomannose-dependent alpha 1,6 mannosyltransferase MptB — MTVPVPAAQKAGTAAPTADAATSEVDNARSPLIAGFIGSMFMVFGSLGVGWLAPVSELRRLPLFIWMRTEGVGVALSIVLLAIGGMLLVRAWLRLGQRVRVWGLEARKATLQAVVAWGLPMMFTVPLFSRDVYAYIGQGRLMVEGMNPYKNGISALPNYFQLGADKMWTEAPVPYGQLFLWIEQFVVWITNVQPEASIMLFRLVALVGIVLCIVYVPKLAELHGVNPHRALWLTAANPLFLTNFIASVHNDALMIGLALAGLYYCATRRVILGIVLVTLSISVKPITIVFLPFIGLLWAGKGASWPRKFLYWFLTAAISFGLLYALSAVNGFGFGWINGLSAPGSIWIWYAPVGLIGLVVASIVNVFGLDGWGMAKWVYDAGKVLMVGAVAWQIFRGDYDRLMRRLTLAFAAIVILAPMIQSWYVVWLIPLFAVTGIRNDWQVKAVYFIVSFFMVYAISDQLDVFPYLQSEDLGLALTLARNAAAIIALLFAVYLIFVDPKTKSLFRKRDEPGHRPVI, encoded by the coding sequence ATGACGGTGCCCGTACCCGCCGCCCAGAAGGCAGGGACAGCAGCGCCGACGGCGGATGCTGCAACCAGCGAGGTGGATAACGCACGTTCGCCGCTGATCGCCGGTTTCATTGGTTCGATGTTCATGGTGTTTGGTTCCCTGGGTGTCGGTTGGCTGGCGCCGGTGTCCGAACTCCGGCGGTTGCCGCTCTTCATCTGGATGCGGACCGAGGGCGTTGGTGTAGCACTCTCCATCGTTCTTTTGGCCATCGGCGGGATGCTGTTGGTCCGGGCCTGGCTGCGTTTGGGCCAACGAGTCCGGGTCTGGGGTCTGGAAGCAAGGAAAGCAACCCTTCAGGCGGTGGTGGCCTGGGGCCTGCCCATGATGTTCACGGTCCCTTTGTTCAGCAGGGATGTCTACGCTTACATCGGCCAAGGCCGTCTGATGGTCGAGGGCATGAATCCGTACAAGAACGGCATCTCTGCCCTTCCCAACTACTTTCAGCTGGGTGCCGACAAGATGTGGACCGAAGCTCCGGTCCCGTACGGGCAGTTGTTCTTGTGGATCGAGCAGTTCGTTGTCTGGATTACGAATGTCCAACCCGAAGCCAGCATCATGCTGTTCCGGCTGGTTGCTTTGGTGGGGATCGTTCTCTGCATTGTCTACGTGCCCAAGCTGGCGGAGCTTCACGGAGTCAATCCGCACCGGGCTCTGTGGCTGACTGCGGCCAATCCGCTCTTCCTGACCAACTTCATCGCCAGCGTCCACAACGATGCCCTCATGATCGGACTCGCACTGGCGGGCCTCTATTACTGCGCTACCCGCCGCGTCATCCTCGGCATCGTCCTGGTCACTCTCTCGATCTCCGTCAAGCCCATCACCATAGTGTTTCTGCCGTTTATCGGGCTCCTGTGGGCGGGCAAGGGCGCATCCTGGCCACGAAAATTCCTGTATTGGTTCCTGACTGCGGCCATCAGCTTCGGGCTGCTGTACGCCCTGAGCGCGGTGAACGGCTTCGGGTTCGGATGGATCAACGGGCTTTCCGCTCCGGGCAGCATCTGGATCTGGTACGCGCCCGTAGGCCTTATTGGCCTGGTTGTCGCATCCATAGTCAATGTCTTTGGCCTGGACGGCTGGGGCATGGCCAAGTGGGTTTACGATGCCGGGAAGGTCCTCATGGTCGGCGCCGTTGCGTGGCAGATCTTCCGCGGTGACTACGACCGCCTGATGCGTCGATTGACGTTGGCTTTTGCTGCGATCGTCATTCTCGCCCCGATGATCCAGTCCTGGTACGTGGTGTGGTTGATTCCGCTCTTCGCAGTTACTGGCATCCGCAACGACTGGCAGGTCAAGGCGGTCTACTTCATCGTGTCGTTCTTCATGGTGTACGCCATCTCCGACCAGTTGGATGTCTTCCCGTACCTGCAAAGTGAAGACCTGGGCCTGGCACTGACCTTGGCCAGGAACGCGGCCGCGATCATCGCGCTCCTCTTCGCTGTCTACCTGATCTTTGTGGACCCGAAGACCAAGAGCTTGTTCCGCAAGCGCGATGAGCCAGGACACCGTCCTGTCATTTGA
- the orn gene encoding oligoribonuclease yields the protein MTGLDLKNDALIEVAALVTDSELNILGDGVDVVIKPDDAALEQMNDFVRDMHTRSKLLDELPFGKTMAEAEAQVLEYIEKWVPDPRKAPLGGNSVGTDRMFLARDMPNIVEHLHYRVIDVSTIKELSRRWFPRAYFQSPAKHGGHRALGDIKDSIDELRYYREAVFVPAPGPDTATAQRISKEIIASAETLGSSETV from the coding sequence ATGACCGGTCTCGACCTCAAGAACGACGCCTTGATCGAAGTAGCCGCCCTGGTGACGGATTCCGAGCTCAACATCCTCGGTGACGGCGTCGACGTCGTCATCAAACCCGATGATGCCGCGCTGGAACAAATGAACGATTTCGTTCGCGACATGCATACCCGGTCCAAGCTCCTGGACGAACTCCCGTTCGGAAAGACCATGGCCGAGGCTGAAGCCCAGGTTCTGGAATACATCGAGAAATGGGTTCCGGATCCCCGCAAGGCGCCCCTGGGTGGCAACTCCGTGGGAACGGACCGCATGTTCCTGGCCCGGGACATGCCGAACATCGTCGAGCACCTGCACTACCGCGTCATTGATGTCAGCACCATCAAGGAGCTTTCACGACGCTGGTTCCCGCGCGCCTACTTCCAGTCGCCGGCAAAGCATGGTGGCCACCGCGCGCTGGGTGACATCAAGGACTCCATCGACGAACTCCGCTACTACCGCGAGGCCGTCTTTGTTCCGGCTCCGGGTCCCGATACCGCCACGGCCCAGCGCATTTCCAAGGAGATCATCGCCAGCGCCGAAACCCTTGGATCCAGCGAGACGGTGTGA
- a CDS encoding DNA alkylation repair protein translates to MSTAALVESIRSKLRAGGDAERARGAQAYMKSDMPSLGVRVPEVRRMVKSAAMEFPPTSPEELRTATLTLWREAGAREERYAAIDLTGLRMVKEDLAMLAVYEEIIRTGAWWDLVDGVSHRICALLLAHRDTITPLLLRWATDADMWIRRAAITAQLGAKSTTDTVLLARVISANLADKEFFIRKAIGWSLREYSKTDPEWVRGFVEEHREALSPLSKREATRLLLT, encoded by the coding sequence ATGTCCACCGCAGCCCTTGTTGAGTCCATCCGTTCAAAGCTGCGTGCCGGGGGCGACGCCGAGCGCGCACGTGGCGCCCAGGCTTACATGAAATCCGATATGCCCTCCCTTGGCGTCAGGGTTCCCGAGGTGCGAAGGATGGTCAAATCGGCGGCCATGGAATTCCCGCCGACGTCACCGGAAGAGTTGCGAACGGCCACCCTGACGCTCTGGCGGGAAGCCGGGGCACGGGAAGAACGCTACGCGGCCATTGACCTCACCGGCCTGCGCATGGTCAAGGAGGATCTGGCCATGCTGGCGGTCTATGAGGAAATCATCCGGACAGGTGCGTGGTGGGACCTTGTGGACGGCGTTTCGCATCGGATTTGCGCACTTCTGTTGGCCCACCGGGACACCATTACCCCGCTGCTGCTTCGGTGGGCCACCGACGCGGACATGTGGATCCGCAGGGCTGCCATCACGGCGCAGCTCGGAGCGAAATCCACAACGGACACCGTGCTGCTGGCTCGAGTAATCTCGGCAAATCTGGCGGACAAGGAGTTCTTCATCCGGAAAGCCATTGGCTGGTCATTGCGCGAGTACAGCAAGACGGATCCGGAGTGGGTCCGCGGCTTCGTCGAAGAACACCGGGAAGCGTTAAGCCCGTTATCCAAGCGGGAAGCGACCCGGCTGCTGCTCACTTGA